GGCTGCCCGGCGGCAGATGGTCGCTGCGGCGTTTCTTCATGCCGGCCTTGACCTCGTACATGCGCGCATCCGCCTGGGCGATGCAGGCATGGAGCGACTGCTCGGGCGACTCACGCATGGCATGGCCCAGGGCCGCGCTGGGGCTGACCCAGAAACCCGGCGCCAGCTCGCGGCGGTTGTTCTGGCAGCGCGTTTTCAGCGCCTCCAGCTCGGCCAGCAGGGCCGACTCACGGCGGCGCGGCAGCAGGAACAAGAACTCGTCGCCGCCGATGCGGTAGGCATCGGCCTCGGGCCACTGGGCGCGCACGGTTTCGGCAAAGAGCTGAATCAGCGCATCGCCGGCCGCATGGCCGTGGGCATCGTTGACATGCTTGAGGTTGTTCATGTCCGCCACCACCACGGCCTGCGGGAAGTCTGCCGCCTGAGCCGGCTCGCCATGGTCGGGCCGGTGGCTGAAGTAGTTGCGGTTGTGAAAACCCGTCAGGCTGTCGGTGTAGAGCAGGTGCTCGCGCTCGTGCAGGAACTGGGTCTTGGCGCGTTGCTCGATCAGCTTGCGCACCGTGCGCACGGTCAGCACCAGGATCAAGAGCAGCGCCGCACCCAGCAGAGCCAGCAGCATCAGCAGGCGGCTGTTGGCCTCGTTGCGCAGCGAGGGCACAGACTGGATGCCCAGGTACTTCATCTCCTCGAACTGGATCAGGGGGATGACCTTGTCCATGATGCCGGCCAGCTCGGGTTGGCGGCGGCTGACGCCGAAGTAGATGAAGGAATCCTTGGAGGTGATGCCACGCTTGACCACATCGCCATAGCCCAGGCCATTGATGTAGAACTCGGCCACGGTCGGGTTCTCGATCAGATAGGCCACCTTGCCGTCGCGCACCAGCTGCAGCGATTCGATGATGCTGGCCGTGGTCACGATCTGCGGGTTCTTGAGGTTCTTGCGCAGGTACTCCTCGTGCCAGAAGCCCTCGATCACGGCCACGCGCAGGCCGTCCAGGCCATAGACATCCTGCACCGGCGGGCTGCTCTTGAGGCCGACGATGATGTCGCGCTCATTGCTGATGGCGCGCGGAAAGATGAAATCGGCCAAGCGGTCGTCGGTCTTGGCCATGTTCAGCACATCGACGCGGCCACTGCGCGCCTGATCCATCAGCTGCGCAAACGGCGCACCCACCACCTTGAAACGAATGCCGATGATGTCGCCGATGCGCTGCAAGGTGGCACCGGCAATGCCTTTGTACTGGC
This region of Paucibacter aquatile genomic DNA includes:
- a CDS encoding diguanylate cyclase, with protein sequence MSERMSHLVVWVGLGVARLTRLTRFPVWVLGVFWGLAAAVSSAHAAPVSPQPAATAASAMIQLSEEERVWIDQHRHRSLSVGFDPFAGMDSFEFRGQRMGLLPALLKDMQSQLGLRLVPADVKGWDDAYSRFLRGEIDVLYGANPTPEREKIMRFTQAAQRYPYVVFARKESSVQTLGDLDGKTVGFLSADFVIEQLPKEFPNIKFQVASFDDQAAGLRALSEGRVDGFVTSGGGVEYEFLNQFPGLTLVAELKSITSDMTFAVAKERVLLSQIIDRYIAQRPAQIRALAQEAARSYNRKVLRLSPAELKWLDEHGEAVVGVAEDYLPFDHFDKGQYKGIAGATLQRIGDIIGIRFKVVGAPFAQLMDQARSGRVDVLNMAKTDDRLADFIFPRAISNERDIIVGLKSSPPVQDVYGLDGLRVAVIEGFWHEEYLRKNLKNPQIVTTASIIESLQLVRDGKVAYLIENPTVAEFYINGLGYGDVVKRGITSKDSFIYFGVSRRQPELAGIMDKVIPLIQFEEMKYLGIQSVPSLRNEANSRLLMLLALLGAALLLILVLTVRTVRKLIEQRAKTQFLHEREHLLYTDSLTGFHNRNYFSHRPDHGEPAQAADFPQAVVVADMNNLKHVNDAHGHAAGDALIQLFAETVRAQWPEADAYRIGGDEFLFLLPRRRESALLAELEALKTRCQNNRRELAPGFWVSPSAALGHAMRESPEQSLHACIAQADARMYEVKAGMKKRRSDHLPPGSLAEGV